Proteins from a genomic interval of Drosophila melanogaster chromosome 2R:
- the CG30323 gene encoding uncharacterized protein, isoform B, with amino-acid sequence MQFLLLLLLTSSAYSNEGKKGLQRNLYVTDNYHQNVVSIRTRKHIRHWGDNHFCAGSLLSAWWVVTSGCCVSTRPESTPNQPSNRKNLRVVVFTPKRLKKPSPKNIYHVQKIVLDESAISGCTELALLKLDRGVTGQRFAMMLPEKELNSTWLCNSLGWGRIYYVSYVYISAMCPAFSMVYDNPVTWFQDGPYSSELIQIRAQKISEYECKPDCSRCLCMTSYTGRGNMCQQDLGSPLFCDHFLYGVARRVHTCDDEGFMFYTNIYQNRKFIEDTLSGATWPKRVLCFRLLLLLLVLASLSVVSSD; translated from the coding sequence ATGCAGTTCCTCCTCCTGCTTCTTCTGACCTCATCTGCGTATTCAAATGAAGGGAAGAAGGGGCTTCAGAGGAACCTCTACGTAACGGACAATTATCACCAGAATGTGGTGTCTATACGAACGCGCAAACACATTCGCCATTGGGGTGATAACCACTTCTGTGCCGGCTCTCTGCTCTCCGCCTGGTGGGTCGTCACCTCCGGCTGTTGTGTGAGCACCAGGCCGGAGAGCACCCCAAACCAGCCGAGTAATCGCAAGAATCTAAGGGTTGTCGTCTTCACGCCCAAGCGATTGAAAAAGCCATCTCCCAAGAACATATACCACGTGCAGAAGATTGTGTTGGACGAGTCCGCCATAAGTGGGTGCACAGAATTGGCTCTGCTGAAGCTGGATCGCGGCGTTACTGGCCAAAGGTTTGCCATGATGCTGCCGGAAAAGGAGTTGAATAGCACTTGGCTTTGCAACTCTCTCGGATGGGGCAGGATTTACTACGTAagttatgtatatatatctgcGATGTGCCCCGCATTCAGCATGGTGTATGATAACCCAGTTACTTGGTTCCAGGACGGACCCTACTCAAGCGAGCTTATTCAAATCAGAGCTCAAAAGATTTCGGAGTATGAGTGCAAGCCTGACTGCAGCAGATGCCTGTGCATGACTAGCTATACGGGCAGGGGCAATATGTGCCAGCAGGACTTGGGCAGTCCACTCTTTTGCGATCACTTCCTGTACGGCGTGGCGCGTCGGGTGCACACCTGCGATGATGAGGGCTTCATGTTTTACACCAATATCTATCAAAACCGCAAATTTATCGAGGACACCTTGAGTGGCGcaacctggccaaaaagagTCCTATGTTTTCGTCTACTTCTACTTCTACTGGTGTTAGCGTCGCTTTCGGTAGTTTCATCTGATTGA
- the CG30323 gene encoding uncharacterized protein, isoform C: protein MQFLLLLLLTSSAYSNEGKKGLQRNLYVTDNYHQNVVSIRTRKHIRHWGDNHFCAGSLLSAWWVVTSGCCVSTRPESTPNQPSNRKNLRVVVFTPKRLKKPSPKNIYHVQKIVLDESAISGCTELALLKLDRGVTGQRFAMMLPEKELNSTWLCNSLGWGRIYYDGPYSSELIQIRAQKISEYECKPDCSRCLCMTSYTGRGNMCQQDLGSPLFCDHFLYGVARRVHTCDDEGFMFYTNIYQNRKFIEDTLSGATWPKRVLCFRLLLLLLVLASLSVVSSD from the exons ATGCAGTTCCTCCTCCTGCTTCTTCTGACCTCATCTGCGTATTCAAATGAAGGGAAGAAGGGGCTTCAGAGGAACCTCTACGTAACGGACAATTATCACCAGAATGTGGTGTCTATACGAACGCGCAAACACATTCGCCATTGGGGTGATAACCACTTCTGTGCCGGCTCTCTGCTCTCCGCCTGGTGGGTCGTCACCTCCGGCTGTTGTGTGAGCACCAGGCCGGAGAGCACCCCAAACCAGCCGAGTAATCGCAAGAATCTAAGGGTTGTCGTCTTCACGCCCAAGCGATTGAAAAAGCCATCTCCCAAGAACATATACCACGTGCAGAAGATTGTGTTGGACGAGTCCGCCATAAGTGGGTGCACAGAATTGGCTCTGCTGAAGCTGGATCGCGGCGTTACTGGCCAAAGGTTTGCCATGATGCTGCCGGAAAAGGAGTTGAATAGCACTTGGCTTTGCAACTCTCTCGGATGGGGCAGGATTTACTAC GACGGACCCTACTCAAGCGAGCTTATTCAAATCAGAGCTCAAAAGATTTCGGAGTATGAGTGCAAGCCTGACTGCAGCAGATGCCTGTGCATGACTAGCTATACGGGCAGGGGCAATATGTGCCAGCAGGACTTGGGCAGTCCACTCTTTTGCGATCACTTCCTGTACGGCGTGGCGCGTCGGGTGCACACCTGCGATGATGAGGGCTTCATGTTTTACACCAATATCTATCAAAACCGCAAATTTATCGAGGACACCTTGAGTGGCGcaacctggccaaaaagagTCCTATGTTTTCGTCTACTTCTACTTCTACTGGTGTTAGCGTCGCTTTCGGTAGTTTCATCTGATTGA